The proteins below are encoded in one region of Streptomyces marianii:
- a CDS encoding TetR/AcrR family transcriptional regulator yields the protein MARTTDGNGTPVPQRLLAAATRLFAEQGYDRTSVQEIVEAAGVTKGALYHYFGSKEDLLQEVYSRVLRLQQERLDAFAEADAPVDERLRSAAADVVVTTIENLDDASIFFRSMHHLSPEKNKQVRAERRRYHERFRALIEEGQESGVFSDATPADLVVDYHFGSVHHLSTWYRPDGPLSPQQVADHLADLLLRALRP from the coding sequence ATGGCCAGGACGACGGACGGGAACGGCACCCCCGTCCCCCAGAGGCTGCTGGCCGCCGCCACCCGGCTCTTCGCCGAGCAGGGCTACGACCGCACGTCCGTCCAGGAGATCGTCGAGGCGGCGGGCGTCACCAAGGGCGCCCTCTACCACTACTTCGGGTCCAAGGAGGACCTGCTCCAGGAGGTCTACTCCCGGGTCCTGAGACTCCAGCAGGAGCGCCTGGACGCCTTCGCGGAGGCGGACGCCCCCGTCGACGAACGGCTGAGGTCGGCGGCCGCCGACGTGGTCGTCACCACCATCGAGAACCTCGACGACGCCTCGATCTTCTTCCGTTCGATGCACCATCTCAGCCCGGAGAAGAACAAGCAGGTCCGCGCCGAGCGCCGCCGCTACCACGAGCGGTTCCGCGCACTCATCGAGGAGGGGCAGGAGAGCGGGGTGTTCTCCGACGCGACCCCCGCCGACCTGGTGGTGGACTACCACTTCGGCTCCGTGCACCATCTGTCCACCTGGTACCGCCCCGACGGCCCGCTCAGCCCGCAGCAGGTCGCCGACCACCTCGCCGACCTGCTGCTCAGGGCACTGCGTCCCTGA